The Paracoccus liaowanqingii genome window below encodes:
- a CDS encoding squalene/phytoene synthase family protein: MTLDACTEALRQHDPDRFGAVLVAEAQDRPALVTLYALNLEIARAPFQSAEPMLAEMRLQWWVDRLDQMGAGTAPPLHDVLTPLWEAWGAEAGGLAPLAEARRRDCERLPFGGPDEVLAYVEATAGALMWAAARRCGAPEGVHEIVAHQARGAGIAAWLRALPQLQAVRLGLEPARPEDAQALAERAREGLRLAARMHRKLPRRTAAALYPGPRVPRLLSEVLAGRLDPFEAVPQVTPFQRRASLARLALTGHWWR; encoded by the coding sequence TTGACCCTTGACGCCTGCACCGAGGCCCTGCGCCAGCATGATCCCGACCGCTTCGGGGCGGTGCTGGTGGCCGAGGCGCAGGACCGGCCCGCGCTGGTGACGCTCTATGCGCTGAACCTGGAGATCGCGCGGGCGCCGTTCCAGTCGGCGGAGCCGATGCTGGCCGAGATGCGGCTGCAATGGTGGGTCGACCGGCTGGACCAGATGGGCGCGGGCACGGCCCCGCCGCTGCATGACGTGCTGACGCCCCTGTGGGAGGCCTGGGGGGCCGAGGCGGGCGGGTTGGCGCCTCTGGCCGAGGCGCGCAGGCGGGATTGCGAACGGCTGCCCTTCGGCGGGCCGGACGAGGTCCTGGCCTATGTCGAGGCGACGGCGGGGGCGCTGATGTGGGCGGCCGCGCGGCGCTGCGGGGCGCCCGAGGGTGTGCACGAGATCGTGGCCCATCAGGCGCGCGGTGCGGGCATTGCCGCCTGGCTGCGCGCGCTGCCGCAATTGCAGGCAGTCCGGCTTGGTCTGGAACCGGCCCGTCCCGAGGATGCGCAGGCCCTGGCCGAGCGCGCCCGCGAGGGGCTGCGGCTGGCCGCGCGCATGCACCGCAAGCTGCCGCGCCGGACGGCGGCGGCGCTCTATCCCGGGCCGCGCGTGCCCCGGCTTCTGTCTGAGGTGCTGGCCGGGCGCCTTGATCCTTTCGAGGCGGTGCCCCAGGTCACCCCCTTCCAGCGCCGCGCCTCGCTGGCGCGGCTGGCGCTGACCGGGCATTGGTGGCGCTGA
- the cysS gene encoding cysteine--tRNA ligase — translation MTQIRLTNTRTRTKEDFVPIDAANVRLYLCGPTVYDRAHLGNARPVLVFDLLVRLLRHVYGAEAVTYVRNFTDVDDKINAEAQRRRAAGSPLSLEELIAERTDETIAWYHADMDALGAARPDHEPRATAYVAQMIEMTADLIAKGHAYAAEGHVLFDVRSFPDYGKLSGRSVDDMIAGARVEVAPFKRDPMDFVLWKPSDADVPGWDSPWGRGRPGWHIECSAMSAALLGPHFDIHGGGLDLQFPHHENEIAQSCCAHPQAGFANVWLHNEMLQVEGKKMSKSLGNFFTVRDLLDQGVPGEVIRFVMLSTHYRKPMDWTDEKAEQARITLSDWHELVLGVEPAEFPAEKVVDALADDLNTSAAITALHELAKSNRPSELLTSARLMGLLLPGDYGWAAKQPSDSDIAKRVQELGNIWFKLRAEKDYQAADLLKNELLQASVRLSAVKDGSIRVDFLTPTTPAWASEIIAKLDALEMKWSSHFKKL, via the coding sequence TCGATGCCGCGAATGTGCGCCTGTATCTGTGCGGACCCACGGTCTATGACCGCGCGCATCTGGGCAACGCCCGGCCCGTGCTGGTCTTCGATCTGCTGGTGCGGCTGTTGCGCCATGTCTATGGCGCCGAGGCGGTGACCTATGTGCGCAACTTCACCGACGTGGACGACAAGATCAACGCCGAGGCGCAGCGCCGCCGCGCGGCCGGCAGCCCGCTGTCGCTGGAGGAGCTGATCGCCGAGCGGACGGACGAGACCATCGCCTGGTATCACGCCGACATGGACGCGCTTGGCGCCGCGCGCCCCGATCACGAGCCGCGGGCCACCGCCTATGTCGCCCAGATGATCGAGATGACCGCCGACCTGATCGCCAAGGGCCATGCCTATGCGGCCGAGGGGCATGTGCTGTTCGACGTGCGCTCCTTCCCCGATTACGGCAAGCTGTCGGGCCGGTCGGTCGACGACATGATCGCGGGCGCGCGGGTCGAGGTGGCGCCCTTCAAGCGCGATCCGATGGATTTCGTGCTGTGGAAGCCCTCGGATGCGGATGTGCCGGGCTGGGACAGCCCCTGGGGCCGGGGGCGTCCGGGCTGGCATATCGAATGCTCGGCCATGTCGGCGGCGCTGCTGGGGCCGCATTTCGACATCCATGGCGGGGGCCTGGACCTGCAGTTTCCCCATCACGAGAACGAGATCGCCCAGAGCTGCTGCGCGCACCCGCAGGCGGGGTTCGCCAATGTCTGGCTGCATAACGAGATGCTGCAGGTCGAGGGCAAGAAGATGTCCAAGTCCCTGGGCAACTTCTTCACCGTGCGCGACCTGCTGGATCAGGGCGTGCCCGGCGAGGTGATCCGCTTCGTGATGCTGTCCACGCATTACCGCAAGCCGATGGACTGGACCGACGAGAAGGCCGAGCAAGCCCGAATTACATTATCTGACTGGCATGAATTGGTGTTGGGCGTTGAGCCGGCAGAATTTCCGGCAGAAAAGGTGGTCGATGCACTAGCGGACGACCTGAATACGTCCGCTGCGATTACGGCACTCCACGAACTTGCTAAGTCAAATAGACCGTCAGAGTTGCTGACTTCAGCACGTCTGATGGGATTGCTTCTTCCGGGTGATTACGGTTGGGCAGCCAAGCAGCCGTCAGACAGCGACATTGCCAAACGAGTCCAGGAACTGGGAAATATTTGGTTTAAACTCCGTGCGGAGAAGGATTATCAAGCAGCCGATCTCCTTAAAAACGAACTATTACAGGCATCTGTTCGACTTTCTGCCGTGAAAGACGGTTCGATCCGAGTTGACTTCCTTACGCCAACTACGCCGGCGTGGGCGAGTGAGATTATCGCTAAGTTGGATGCGTTGGAGATGAAATGGTCGTCGCATTTCAAGAAACTTTAG